From the Deltaproteobacteria bacterium genome, one window contains:
- the hisC gene encoding histidinol-phosphate transaminase produces MTYKFVAPYIKEIVPYPPGKPIEEVERELGISNSIKIASNENPLGPSPVAVKAIRKALKGINRYPDGSCFYLKNKLSDMLKIDAQSLIIGNGSNELIELIIRTFLKPDDEAIISDPSFLIYSLTVKSAGGKPIMVKLLKDFSYDIDGIINTINSKTRLIFISNPNNPTGTIIKSNDYERLINGVPEHTIIVDDEAYMEFVEDKDYPDGVEYVKQKDRNIIVLRTFSKLYGLAGLRVGYGITTKELADYIERVRQPFNVNNIAQVGALASLEDREHVKKTLRNNHSGLAYLYKELDKLGIVYFKTQANFFLINVSPYMKAVDAFKALLKRGIIVRDMTGYGLGDYIRINVGKPKENKKFIVELRNLINSHE; encoded by the coding sequence ATGACATATAAATTTGTAGCACCATACATAAAAGAAATTGTTCCATATCCTCCGGGGAAACCTATAGAAGAAGTAGAAAGAGAACTCGGCATCTCAAACTCTATAAAGATTGCATCTAATGAAAATCCTCTTGGGCCATCTCCGGTTGCCGTTAAGGCTATAAGGAAGGCATTAAAGGGTATAAACCGATATCCGGACGGCAGCTGCTTCTATCTTAAAAATAAGCTTTCAGATATGCTGAAAATAGATGCGCAGTCCCTGATCATAGGCAATGGCTCAAACGAACTGATAGAACTCATAATCAGGACGTTTCTTAAGCCGGATGATGAAGCAATCATATCCGATCCGAGCTTTCTCATATACTCTCTAACCGTAAAATCAGCAGGCGGAAAACCCATAATGGTAAAATTATTAAAAGATTTCAGCTATGATATAGACGGTATAATAAATACGATAAATAGCAAAACAAGGTTAATCTTTATATCGAATCCCAACAATCCTACAGGAACGATTATAAAAAGTAATGATTATGAAAGGCTTATAAACGGTGTGCCCGAGCACACAATTATTGTTGATGATGAGGCATACATGGAGTTTGTTGAGGATAAAGATTATCCCGACGGCGTAGAGTATGTCAAACAAAAAGACAGGAATATAATAGTCTTAAGGACATTTTCAAAGCTTTACGGACTTGCAGGTTTAAGAGTCGGCTATGGGATTACAACAAAAGAGCTCGCAGATTATATTGAAAGAGTAAGACAGCCTTTTAATGTGAATAACATTGCACAGGTCGGTGCATTGGCATCACTTGAGGACAGGGAACATGTTAAAAAAACACTCAGGAATAACCACTCAGGCCTTGCATATCTTTATAAAGAGCTCGATAAGCTTGGGATCGTATACTTTAAAACGCAGGCCAACTTCTTTCTTATAAATGTATCCCCTTACATGAAAGCAGTGGATGCGTTTAAGGCATTATTGAAAAGGGGGATTATTGTAAGAGATATGACTGGTTACGGTCTTGGTGATTATATAAGGATCAATGTTGGAAAACCAAAAGAGAATAAAAAATTTATAGTGGAACTCAGAAACCTGATAAATAGCCATGAGTAA